The genome window acatcttcaacgccttctgcttcactcaccacgcggtgtggtaattgatcagcatacccgtcttagtctgcacctcctacataatggattttggcgacaaacatatgttcgtgccaacaagggtgatgagttgggctatgaacctcatATCAATggtgtggctcacattcctaacagcctcttcgctgcatgtatgtaggGTGTGTCTACccagcacaaaatagttctcgtattttggcttatgtgctaGTGCAAAGTAAGGataattcgggtgcttgatacacctgacctcatacttcgtagggttagaccggacgcacttgtggtcccttcttgtgattacagcatagttgctaataaagtggatgacctcctccctgttCTGAAACCATTGTCCCACCTGTATGTCCCTATTCtagtatccccagttagataaagTGTTATACTCAATGATGATATAATCTAGCAGCCcaacaccatgaaagtactggatcgtcgGTACCGGGTCATCATtatcagcagcttcttcatccacgcttccaccggcttcatcatccatgcatcctgtatCTACCTCAGTAGGATCCACTCCAGGTCCCTCTGTACCGGAACtaccctccccgacatgccgtCCTCcccatcatgcatcacatgatggCTTGATTCTTCCACGGTAGTCACCgcttcaccttgcaccagtcgtgatactatatttacgtacaccctcatttcaaagttctcctccaataccttgcgtgagtacaaagcccatatgttgttccttctcaactcgaacaacgtatggacaatgaccgaGCTGTTTGGCACAAGCTGTGGTCACACGTCCTCTAGGACAACATTATAGGACTGCTGATTCACACACAAAAGGTTCATAATATGTGATTTtaggccatctagatcaatagatAGCTTAAACatactctctatgtgctggcagttctgaattgatacGAGTCTCCCATGCAAAATAGCGGGACGTTCTCTGCTAAACAAATGTAAATGTAAAAAATAACTATTTAGATGTATGTACAATAAACAACTAATTAGGCCCCATACATTAACCTAAGTGAtaaagctaattaatcaaattagttatgTTAATTTGGTCTACaatgtcatattcggcacatcatgTTACTCTACTTaacctaagagcatctccaacagaAAAGCTATCTGGTTCGCTATCCTGTAGAGAGACGAGAGAGAAGCCAGCTAGCATTTGTTTCAAAGctctattttttctctcctctttcaTAAATTCATGTCTATGGTGGGATCGTAACTCCGGTTATCATGCCTATGGCAGGATCGTAACTGCTTATGTGGTGGGTTCGTAACTCTGGTTACGATGCCTGTGGCAAAATCGTAACTCCGGTTATCATGCCTATAATGGGATCATAATTGCGGTTACACTATGGTAGattctgttacgagatcataattGTGATTACCACACCAGCACACACATTGTACATTCCTCTACCCTATGTCCACATGCATATGTGGAGTCGGATTTAGCTAGTTTGCTGGAGTGCTCTAAGTGAATAAGCTAATTAATCAGATTAATTTACAACTCTAATAGCTCTGCTTACACtacgtaaatactctaattatgtGCTTTAATTTATCAAAGTcattacactgactaatcaaattcattaataaaattatataaatactttacatactctaatttatcaacttaataccatttaaccaatgtatttgAACCAAATAAACAATCgacttactctaattacatttactaatctaaatattaaatgcataatctaagtacttactattATGGAAGGCAgtcctctcctcgcgctgctgctcgtcctggctgctcctcctcctcctcactacTCCGCTGCTGCTAATCGCCGAACGCTACTACTCCTCTCCTTGCACTACTCCTACTCGCTGCACTACTGTTGCGCTTGTGCTCTGTTGTTGCTACGCTGCTGCTCGAGCCATTTTATAGCCAGCATGCAAGCCAGGGTCTTGTGGTTTGCTTTTCGCAGCAAACAAGCTGAAAGAAAAAGCAACCTGGCCGAAAGAATAAAGCAAAAGCGACGTAACGTGACGCCAAAGCAAAAGCAGAAATGGACCGTGACGTGATGGCACCGAAAAAGTGATTTTTgacacaccgtgtaccgaatatgaCACTGTTGCCCGTTTTTATAttatgataatttatttttgcttttgtttttggaCCTATAAtatataatcagaataaaaacaaacaaaacttAAAACATGAGTTGACTTTAACATCACTTCTTCTCTTACTCTACTGCTATTAAATATGTCCTGACAAGTTAGTTCAACACCTACCCTATAACTAACAAAGGCTGATCGCAGGTTTCCAGCAATACTAACACTGCTACCGTCCATTGTTGTTGTGCCTGTTGCAGAAGAAGTCAATGTTGGAGGTGCACCCCTTGGTGATGTTTGAGAACCTAATATTGGTGCAAAAATCGCTTGCTTGAGCatttctaatttattttgtttatacTACTACGAAAATGCAAGTCTGGCCTCGTGCTCCATGGGGGAGAAGTTACCTTTGGAGACAGTCAACTGTACAGTTTCTGTAGCTTAGTCTAGGAGAGCGCAACCTTTGTTGAGAGTCATAAGTTATCTATGTAGTTTCCGTAACTTCTTTTCATTTTCAAGGACTTAGTTTCCGTAAATTATATAGAGCCTAAATGCGTACTCACTTGCTGAGTTTGTAGCGCGTGCGCTGGTTGTCATTTGTCACACATGTTTCCATCTTGTTGTGATGGCAGCAGGTGCTCTTCTTTGTGCTGTATAACGACACTTCAAATCAATGGTTACTCATCTTGTTGCGCTGGTTTTTCGTTCAATAAGAGATTGATAATAGCAGCAGGTGCTCTCGCATCTCATGTTCGAGCGCTCCAAGATGCTTACTTCTGACATGTAAATGCAGTTCAACCCTGAAACTCCCTTTTGCTGTTTAGATAGCCATGGCCCCTGCTGCTTCGGCGGCGCGCTGCTTGTGGCATGTTATACGAGCCCGATAATTCCTGGGCATGCCGCAATGTGCGGATATTGTCCCTATCATGGGCAGTTCTCTTTGTAATGTACAGCGTGCTTGCGTGTTTATTTTTGGAGGATTTGGTCTGAACATTGGTATGTCCTATTCGGCATCACCGCATCAATGCGTAAGCAAGCTCTTAAAACTTTGGATCATTTCAGCGTTATATGTGGCACGTTTACACGTCATATCTAACCCTGGTTGAATTAGCGCTAGTTCAGTGTCAAGGATTCAATTCGATGGTTTCATATAAGCAGCTCATAGCTCTAGACTGTAGGTTCCATCTAGTCTGGATCAATAGAAACAACAACTGGAAGAGCATAGCCAAATGTCTGTGGGTTAGTGTCGATGATAAATTGAAACAATTGGGAAGCTCTAGCATGTAACGGTATGAGCAACCATGTAAAGAAGGTAGAAATAGCATCATCGATTTTGTATTCATAAGTAGCAAATTAGCAATAAACGAAAGTCAAAAGGCTATCAATCAGATCACCACCCGCAAGAACAATGATGACAATCATCTTACAACGCAGAAATGTGACACCAAACAGATGAGAATTGTATCTCCAATTCTCCATGGCCATATCAAATCAAACTCCTACCGGATGTCTCTGATAATACTTATCCATTTTGTGATGTATAACGACAGTTCAGCACAACTAACCACACCATCCTACAGTCTTGTTTGTCGTGAAGCCAGTGTGTGAGGAATGAGTATCCTGCTGAGCAGCAGGCTTCGGTTGCCTCGGTTTAGCAGGGTCAACGAAAATGACCCACCCATCCAGAAACTTGGCATTCATCTCCTGCCGCGCATTTTCAGCCTCTTCTATGGTCGCATATCTCACGAATCCGAAACCCTTTGACCTCCCAGAAATTTTATCTGTCACGACTTTTGCTGTACAAAGCAACAACAGCACCCTACAATTAGCAGTGAGGAAAAGGATGCACAACGATCAGAGCATTACTACTAGAAGCAAGCCTTGTACCTTCAACGAGCCTCCCAAAAGGAGCAAATGCGCCCTTAAGCTTCTCATCTGTTGTTAGCCTTGAAAGGCCTGCATTGAATAGCATTAGGACTGTGCATTTCTGATACCGAACTGAACAAGCTGAACCGGACCGGTCAACTCAGTTTGACCGGTTTCGGTGTACGGTTCGGTTCTGAGAAATGTGGAATTTTTCAAGTTCAGTTTTCTCGGTAAAAACCATTTGTAAACCGAATAAGCCgaaaatgaagaaaaataataggACGTTTGAGGATTCGAACTCTGGTGGGAAACAACATGTACTTAGCAGACAAGTCGTAACCACTTGGCCAAAGTGTGATTGTGTGCTATTGGAAGAAACTTTAACAATTTTATATAGTCATGTTGGTTCCTCAGCCTCataaaaaggcaaaaaaataaaagttcTCTTCTTGGTCAGGACTTTCCTCTATTTAGTGTCAAACACGACCAGATGCCTCTCTCTCATCTTGGGCTGGGCTAACTTCTGAAGAGTCATGTTTACAATTCATGTCAAGTTTGGTAAATATGGTATTAACCGAAACCGCACCGAAATAAATTGGTATTAACCAAAACCGCACCGAAATAATTTGGTATTAACCAAAACCGCACAGTACACTAATGAAACACCGTTTTAACCAAGCAAACAATATCGTATTAACTGATATACCATACTCCCCAAACCAAAAAACCGAAGAAACTGAACGAACAGTCCTAAATAGCATCAAGCAGATATTATGAGCCTAAAAGCGGTTTTTTTTGTAAGGGAAACATAAAGGCAAAATTGAACTGGGAGCTGCTGCTTACTGGGAGTTAGTACTTATTGAGCATAGCAACCACATACAATCTTAATGAAACAAGGCTACTTTTACAATGAACAAAGAAAGCAAGGCAAAGGCACAAGTGCAAGAGGATTTGGCGACGCAGGAGCTGCTGATATGTGGATGCTAACCAAGTGCAACAGTTTTAACAACAGTGATTCATCGATACAGCACATTGGTCATATCTAGATCTGCATCGGATTGCTCGTACAAACATAGCATAAAAGCATCGAAGTATCAGCAACTCTAATTTAACAGGACAGGGTAACATCACAAATTCACAGCACACACAAGCAGGCCAGATCTTTAAAAAAAGACCGTGAAATTGCGTTCTCTGATGCTATCTTCTA of Phragmites australis chromosome 3, lpPhrAust1.1, whole genome shotgun sequence contains these proteins:
- the LOC133912188 gene encoding organelle RRM domain-containing protein 2, mitochondrial-like, with amino-acid sequence MALSSSSALLRRLLRSSTPASSSSKLRATFCSSSSGPSPTLPPPSSIFGDDTEVANVPPLTTPKLFVSGLSRLTTDEKLKGAFAPFGRLVEAKVVTDKISGRSKGFGFVRYATIEEAENARQEMNAKFLDGWVIFVDPAKPRQPKPAAQQDTHSSHTGFTTNKTVGWCG